The following coding sequences lie in one Sedimentibacter sp. MB35-C1 genomic window:
- a CDS encoding NYN domain-containing protein, translating to MSRTKKEYLFIDGYNVINQWWYYKDISKNIANSRNKFIELLVEYQAYRGIKVIVVFDAHLVKGSIEKIETTAGVKVVYTREHETADSYIEKQLDKIGRYEIVQVATSDNAIQQIVLARGGTRISAQEMLLELEKTKKDIRTKTDKREQKGTNIDQILDKETLNKLEKIRRNI from the coding sequence ATGTCTAGAACAAAAAAAGAATATCTATTCATTGATGGTTATAATGTTATAAATCAGTGGTGGTATTACAAGGATATATCAAAAAATATTGCTAACAGCAGAAATAAGTTTATTGAACTTCTAGTTGAGTATCAGGCCTACAGAGGAATAAAGGTGATTGTAGTCTTTGATGCTCACCTTGTAAAGGGAAGTATCGAAAAAATAGAAACAACAGCTGGGGTTAAGGTTGTGTATACAAGGGAGCATGAAACTGCTGACAGCTATATTGAAAAACAGTTGGATAAAATAGGCCGCTACGAAATTGTGCAGGTTGCCACGTCAGATAATGCCATTCAGCAAATCGTACTGGCTCGTGGCGGAACAAGGATATCTGCTCAGGAAATGCTTCTTGAACTTGAAAAAACAAAAAAAGATATTAGGACAAAAACCGACAAAAGAGAACAAAAGGGAACAAATATTGACCAAATATTGGACAAGGAAACTTTGAATAAGCTTGAAAAAATCAGAAGAAACATTTAG
- the thrC gene encoding threonine synthase, with amino-acid sequence MFQAYESTRNSNLKSSASIAVLKGIADDGGLYVMRNLESIKINIEKLKDMSYKEMAETILKEMLDDFSKDKIKECVDKAYTGKFSTDEIAPVAKVGDNYITELFHGPTSAFKDVALSILPHLMTASYGMNNISNEVIILTATSGDTGKAALEGFKNVDGIKIAVFYPEGGVSEVQKTQMVTQEGNNTYVCAIRGNFDDAQTGVKKMFTNESLICELKKNNKIFSSANSINIGRLVPQIVYYFYSYMKLVERGSIKMMDKVNFSVPTGNFGNILAGFYAKMLGLPVNKLICGSNENNVLYDFIKTGIYDRNRKFYKTISPSMDILVSSNLERLLYYMSGKNNEEVKSLMELLSTEGRYEVSDKIKKEIKDYFYAECVFESDTEKTIKETFENYGYLLDTHTAVAYKALEDYKKETKDKTVSVIMSTASPYKFSGSVYESLYGKSDKDEFEIMEELFKKTGVSIPNNLRGLKNKKVIHTAVCEKGEMEDFVKKIAE; translated from the coding sequence ATGTTTCAAGCTTATGAAAGTACAAGAAATTCAAATTTAAAATCATCGGCATCTATTGCAGTTCTAAAAGGCATTGCTGATGACGGTGGTCTATATGTAATGAGGAATCTGGAAAGCATAAAAATTAATATAGAAAAACTTAAGGATATGAGTTATAAGGAAATGGCTGAGACTATCCTTAAGGAAATGCTGGATGATTTTTCGAAAGATAAAATTAAAGAATGCGTTGATAAAGCATATACGGGAAAATTTAGTACAGATGAAATTGCACCTGTGGCAAAGGTTGGAGATAATTATATCACAGAGCTATTCCACGGCCCAACGTCGGCATTTAAGGATGTGGCGCTTTCCATACTTCCTCATTTGATGACTGCTTCATATGGGATGAATAATATTAGCAATGAGGTAATAATACTTACTGCAACGTCAGGAGATACAGGAAAGGCTGCACTAGAGGGTTTTAAAAATGTTGATGGAATAAAAATAGCCGTGTTTTACCCTGAAGGTGGAGTGAGCGAAGTGCAGAAGACGCAGATGGTAACACAGGAAGGAAACAATACCTACGTATGTGCAATCAGAGGAAATTTCGATGATGCGCAAACAGGCGTAAAAAAGATGTTTACAAATGAAAGTCTTATATGCGAGCTCAAGAAAAACAACAAAATATTTTCCTCCGCAAATTCTATAAATATTGGAAGGCTGGTTCCTCAAATAGTATATTACTTCTATTCCTATATGAAACTTGTGGAAAGAGGATCAATAAAAATGATGGACAAGGTTAATTTCTCAGTCCCAACAGGAAACTTTGGCAATATATTGGCCGGATTTTATGCAAAAATGCTTGGGCTACCTGTTAACAAGCTAATATGCGGTTCTAATGAAAATAATGTATTATATGACTTTATAAAAACAGGGATTTATGATAGGAACAGGAAATTTTATAAAACAATATCTCCTTCCATGGATATATTAGTTTCAAGCAATTTGGAAAGGCTTTTATACTACATGAGCGGTAAGAATAATGAAGAAGTTAAATCGCTTATGGAACTGCTAAGCACAGAGGGCAGGTATGAAGTGTCTGATAAAATTAAAAAAGAGATAAAAGATTATTTTTATGCTGAATGTGTTTTTGAAAGCGATACTGAAAAGACAATTAAGGAAACATTTGAAAATTACGGTTATCTTCTAGATACTCATACCGCTGTTGCGTACAAAGCACTTGAGGATTACAAGAAAGAAACGAAGGACAAAACTGTAAGTGTAATTATGTCTACAGCAAGCCCTTACAAATTTTCAGGGAGTGTTTATGAGTCTTTGTACGGTAAGTCTGACAAGGATGAATTTGAAATAATGGAGGAACTTTTTAAGAAAACAGGAGTTTCAATTCCCAACAATTTAAGGGGGCTGAAAAACAAGAAGGTAATCCATACAGCAGTGTGTGAAAAGGGAGAAATGGAAGATTTCGTAAAAAAAATAGCAGAATAG
- the tuf gene encoding elongation factor Tu — protein sequence MAKAKYERSKPHVNIGTIGHVDHGKTTLTAAITRTLHDRFGTGESVAFDNIDKAPEERERGITISTSHVEYETANRHYAHVDCPGHADYVKNMITGAAQMDGGILVVSAADGPMPQTREHILLSRQVGVPRLVVFLNKEDMVDDPELIELVEMEIRELLSEYEFDGDNTPIVKGSALKALEDPSGEWGDKIIELMAAVDEWIPTPERDIDKPFLMPVEDVFSITGRGTVATGRVERGVLKVQDKIQIVGLAEEPAETVCTGVEMFKKLLDQAQAGDNIGALLRGIQRNEIQRGQVLAKPGTITPHTKFNAEVYVLTKEEGGRHTPFFNGYRPQFYFRTTDITGQIDLEEGTEMCMPGDNARFIVELIHPIAIEEGLRFAIREGGRTVGSGVVTSIIK from the coding sequence ATGGCAAAAGCAAAATATGAAAGAAGTAAGCCCCATGTTAATATAGGAACAATTGGGCACGTTGACCATGGTAAGACTACATTAACAGCGGCAATTACTAGAACACTGCATGATAGATTTGGCACAGGAGAAAGCGTAGCATTTGATAATATCGATAAGGCTCCGGAAGAAAGAGAAAGAGGAATCACTATATCGACATCACACGTTGAGTATGAAACTGCAAACAGACACTATGCACACGTTGACTGCCCAGGCCATGCTGACTATGTAAAGAACATGATAACTGGAGCAGCACAGATGGACGGAGGAATACTTGTTGTTTCTGCAGCTGATGGTCCTATGCCTCAGACAAGAGAGCACATCCTTCTTTCAAGACAGGTTGGTGTTCCAAGATTAGTAGTATTCTTAAACAAAGAAGATATGGTAGATGATCCAGAATTAATCGAATTGGTAGAAATGGAAATCAGAGAATTATTATCTGAATATGAATTCGATGGAGACAACACTCCAATAGTAAAAGGTTCAGCATTAAAAGCTCTTGAAGATCCTTCAGGAGAATGGGGAGACAAAATTATCGAATTAATGGCAGCGGTAGACGAATGGATACCAACTCCAGAAAGAGACATAGATAAACCGTTCTTAATGCCTGTAGAGGATGTATTCTCAATAACAGGAAGAGGAACAGTTGCAACAGGAAGAGTAGAAAGAGGAGTTCTGAAGGTACAGGATAAAATCCAGATAGTTGGATTAGCAGAGGAGCCAGCAGAAACAGTTTGTACAGGTGTAGAAATGTTCAAGAAATTACTTGATCAGGCACAGGCAGGAGATAATATCGGAGCACTGTTAAGAGGAATTCAGAGAAATGAAATCCAAAGAGGTCAGGTATTAGCAAAACCAGGTACAATAACACCACATACAAAATTTAATGCAGAAGTTTATGTATTAACAAAAGAAGAAGGTGGAAGACATACACCATTCTTTAACGGATACAGACCACAGTTCTATTTCAGAACAACAGATATAACAGGCCAGATCGACCTTGAAGAAGGAACAGAAATGTGCATGCCTGGAGATAACGCAAGATTTATAGTAGAATTAATCCACCCAATAGCAATAGAAGAAGGATTGAGATTCGCTATCAGAGAAGGCGGAAGAACAGTTGGTTCAGGTGTTGTTACAAGTATAATAAAATAA
- a CDS encoding ACT domain-containing protein — MLRKYLIVSKKILPDVYEKVIEARNLINNGNVKGISEAVKMVGISRSTYYKYKDYVFSPSENSIGRKAVISMMLKHEKGVLSIVLNCMSSENVNILTINQSIPINGKASVNLSLDISDISRSVDDVIAELKKIKGVSAVKLLSIE, encoded by the coding sequence ATGTTAAGGAAGTATTTGATAGTAAGCAAGAAAATTTTACCTGATGTTTATGAAAAAGTTATTGAAGCTAGAAATTTGATAAACAACGGAAATGTTAAAGGCATCAGTGAAGCAGTCAAAATGGTCGGTATAAGCAGAAGCACTTATTATAAGTACAAGGATTATGTTTTTTCTCCTTCGGAAAACTCAATTGGAAGAAAGGCTGTCATATCCATGATGCTCAAGCATGAAAAAGGAGTGTTGTCAATTGTGCTAAACTGCATGTCTTCAGAAAATGTCAATATTCTTACAATTAACCAGAGTATTCCCATAAATGGAAAAGCGTCTGTTAATCTGTCTCTGGATATATCTGATATAAGCAGGTCAGTCGATGATGTAATTGCAGAACTCAAGAAGATCAAGGGTGTAAGTGCTGTAAAATTATTATCTATAGAGTAG
- a CDS encoding Mini-ribonuclease 3, which produces MEKNKLENKENEFLKKMNEKIPKENHLMYSPAQLAYAGDAVYELMVRSYIIHSRDVNVNKMHKLSVKFVKANAQAYLINKLDSELSEEEKRIVKRGRNAKVTSSPKNAELMEYRYATGFEALLGYLYLSNNIDRLIFLFNKIIEIIDEKDEKHEDN; this is translated from the coding sequence TTGGAAAAAAATAAATTAGAAAATAAAGAAAATGAATTCTTGAAAAAAATGAATGAAAAAATACCAAAAGAAAACCATTTGATGTATTCGCCTGCACAGCTGGCATATGCGGGTGATGCGGTTTATGAACTTATGGTCAGAAGCTATATTATTCACAGCCGGGATGTAAATGTGAATAAAATGCATAAACTATCAGTAAAATTTGTTAAGGCTAATGCTCAGGCATATTTAATCAATAAGCTTGACAGCGAGCTTAGCGAGGAAGAAAAAAGAATAGTTAAGCGGGGAAGAAATGCTAAGGTTACATCTTCGCCCAAAAATGCAGAACTAATGGAATACAGGTATGCAACAGGCTTTGAAGCACTGCTTGGATACCTGTATCTAAGCAATAATATTGACAGGCTGATTTTTTTGTTTAATAAAATTATAGAAATAATAGATGAAAAGGATGAAAAACATGAGGATAATTGA
- the thrB gene encoding homoserine kinase — MIKVTVPATTANMGPGFDTLGLALNMYNIYRFEEINEGLIIEGCPEKYINEDNLVYKSFMIAAEEIGRTVKGLKVSMNTNIPVSRGLGSSSACIVGGVFGANALLKGGLSKDELFKIAVNIEGHPDNIAPAVYGGLTASIMDGGTPFSMHYNISEKLKFCAVIPDFETSTCEARKLLPKDVPFQDAIFNVSRTAVLLKALEEGNIDVINVALKDVLHQKYRKAMIHEFEDVEKICRENGSSAFFISGSGPTLMNIIVNSDFTNAIKHSIMNLKYNWEIKYLSADKEGVIIEY, encoded by the coding sequence ATGATTAAAGTAACAGTTCCAGCAACTACGGCTAATATGGGCCCAGGGTTTGATACGTTAGGGCTTGCACTTAATATGTACAACATATATAGATTTGAAGAAATAAATGAAGGCCTTATTATTGAAGGCTGCCCGGAAAAATATATAAATGAAGACAACTTAGTCTATAAATCATTTATGATAGCTGCCGAAGAAATAGGCAGAACAGTTAAAGGCCTGAAGGTAAGTATGAATACAAACATTCCTGTTTCAAGAGGCCTTGGAAGCAGCTCTGCATGTATTGTGGGGGGGGTATTTGGAGCGAATGCACTTCTAAAAGGAGGGCTGTCTAAGGATGAACTCTTCAAAATTGCAGTAAATATTGAAGGGCATCCTGATAATATAGCGCCTGCGGTTTACGGCGGACTTACGGCATCAATAATGGATGGTGGAACTCCGTTCAGCATGCATTACAACATTAGCGAGAAGCTAAAATTTTGCGCTGTTATACCAGATTTTGAAACATCTACATGTGAGGCAAGGAAGCTTCTGCCAAAGGATGTACCATTCCAGGATGCGATTTTTAATGTTTCAAGGACGGCAGTGCTTTTAAAAGCATTGGAGGAAGGAAATATTGATGTTATCAATGTTGCATTAAAGGATGTTCTTCATCAGAAATACAGAAAGGCTATGATACATGAGTTTGAAGACGTTGAAAAAATATGCAGGGAAAACGGAAGTTCTGCGTTTTTTATAAGCGGCTCAGGACCGACATTGATGAATATTATTGTAAACTCAGATTTTACAAATGCTATAAAACATAGTATAATGAATTTGAAATATAATTGGGAAATAAAGTATTTATCGGCAGATAAAGAAGGTGTAATAATAGAATATTAA
- a CDS encoding N-acetylmuramoyl-L-alanine amidase, with product MKKTLFTIIIISILSISTAYAMQVGYTNINGIALYKNTDYTSAVTKALDLNTKLKIIDKKNDWYNVKTDSGTEGWIEKYFVTVPAEKYVVNNTSYKVNVRTSATTLSENVGQLVPGEKAKYIDTYHSWHIIEFNEEECYVASWLTDIEYEASSQIYLLYDKINIRDKASTNSSVIATGNRYDSYEVISEKNGWFQIKTPEGTTGYVAGWLTTYNKNYYSESNMEYKRTTDDLNIRSGPSMEHEVADVLSKGSIVKIVGEENGWNKIISENGIVGWCYSYYLNEVNPLAGKSILIDPGHGGKDPGAISYSGKYEKYINLEVAVNLKAVLENMGAKVYLTRTGDYYITNKERGKMADTLGTDILLSIHHNALDNKDYFGLSTYYNTIKYKSPSHGFDLAKAIYLNAVTINGVYRDGILDRNYEVLRETNTPAALIEIGFMTNPQEEMNIYNGSFQNIMVQKIANGIVDYFK from the coding sequence ATGAAAAAAACACTGTTCACGATTATCATCATTTCTATTCTTTCCATTTCTACTGCTTATGCGATGCAGGTTGGCTATACGAACATTAATGGCATTGCGCTGTACAAAAATACTGATTACACATCAGCCGTCACAAAAGCATTGGACTTAAACACTAAGCTCAAAATTATAGATAAAAAAAACGATTGGTACAATGTAAAAACAGACTCGGGAACTGAGGGATGGATTGAAAAATATTTCGTTACCGTACCTGCGGAAAAATATGTTGTTAACAATACCTCTTATAAAGTAAATGTTCGCACATCTGCCACAACACTTTCCGAAAATGTCGGACAACTTGTACCGGGAGAAAAGGCAAAATACATAGATACATATCACAGCTGGCATATAATAGAATTTAATGAAGAAGAATGTTATGTGGCAAGCTGGCTTACTGACATAGAATATGAGGCGTCTTCTCAAATATACCTGCTGTATGACAAAATTAACATTCGTGACAAAGCAAGTACAAACAGCAGTGTAATTGCAACGGGAAACAGATATGACTCATACGAAGTAATCTCTGAAAAAAATGGATGGTTCCAGATAAAAACTCCAGAAGGGACAACCGGATATGTAGCCGGCTGGCTCACAACTTACAACAAAAATTATTATTCCGAAAGTAATATGGAATACAAAAGAACCACAGATGATTTGAATATCAGATCAGGCCCTTCCATGGAACACGAAGTAGCAGACGTGCTAAGTAAAGGCTCCATAGTAAAAATAGTTGGGGAAGAAAACGGGTGGAATAAAATCATTTCAGAAAACGGTATAGTTGGGTGGTGCTACTCCTATTACTTAAACGAGGTAAATCCGCTGGCTGGAAAATCCATTCTAATTGATCCCGGTCACGGCGGAAAAGATCCCGGAGCAATAAGTTATTCTGGAAAATATGAAAAGTATATTAATCTTGAAGTTGCGGTAAATTTGAAAGCAGTTTTGGAAAATATGGGAGCAAAAGTCTACTTAACAAGAACGGGAGATTACTACATAACAAACAAAGAAAGAGGAAAAATGGCAGATACTCTTGGTACAGACATACTTTTGTCAATACACCACAACGCCCTGGACAATAAGGATTATTTTGGACTGTCAACGTACTACAACACAATAAAATACAAGAGCCCATCTCACGGATTCGACCTAGCAAAGGCGATTTATCTTAATGCTGTAACTATTAACGGAGTGTATAGAGATGGAATTCTAGACAGAAACTATGAAGTGCTTAGAGAAACAAATACGCCGGCAGCCCTTATTGAAATCGGATTTATGACCAATCCGCAGGAGGAAATGAATATATACAACGGAAGTTTTCAGAATATAATGGTTCAGAAAATAGCTAATGGTATCGTTGATTATTTCAAATAA
- the cysS gene encoding cysteine--tRNA ligase, translating to MKLYNTLSRSIEDFKPIDEKMVKMYTCGPTVYNYAHLGNLRTYIHEDILVKTLRYLGYNVKRVMNVTDVGHLESDADEGEDKMLKGAKRENKTVWEVAQYYMDAFFSDIEKLNIKNPDVVARATDYIKDYIEFIKGLEEKGYTYIANGNVYFDITKVDDYTKLSGMDLDQLKTASREDVSVDIHKKSPQDFVLWFTKSKFENQAMKWDSPWGVGYPGWHIECSVISLKNLGEEMDIHCGGVDHIPVHHTNEIAQTESYTGKPWVKYWWHGEFLIDQEGKMSKSRGEFLTLSLVEKKRYKPLSYRYFVLNSHYRKQLAFSFDSLASAENAYMKLKSRVKAIKDSAGSDLSSVELSESANKFKEEFKSCLEDDLNTANAITILYNMLKSEDINNAEKIKLVENFDQVLSLDLLKEDEVEEIHDDMVEYVEEMIAKRQEAKKNKNYQLADEIRAELLEKGIALEDTRQGVNWKKIN from the coding sequence ATGAAACTTTATAATACTTTATCAAGATCTATCGAAGATTTTAAACCTATAGATGAAAAAATGGTAAAAATGTACACATGCGGACCTACTGTATACAATTATGCGCATCTGGGAAATTTAAGGACGTACATACATGAAGATATACTGGTAAAAACATTGAGATATTTGGGATACAACGTTAAGAGAGTAATGAACGTAACCGATGTTGGGCATCTGGAGTCGGATGCAGACGAAGGTGAGGATAAGATGCTCAAGGGAGCAAAAAGAGAAAATAAAACTGTGTGGGAAGTAGCACAGTACTATATGGATGCTTTTTTTTCCGATATTGAAAAGCTCAATATTAAAAATCCAGATGTGGTGGCTAGGGCAACTGACTACATAAAAGACTACATAGAGTTTATAAAAGGTCTAGAAGAAAAGGGTTATACTTATATTGCAAATGGCAATGTATATTTTGATATAACTAAAGTAGATGATTATACAAAGTTGTCTGGGATGGATTTGGATCAGCTTAAAACAGCTTCCAGAGAAGACGTTTCAGTAGATATACATAAAAAAAGTCCTCAGGACTTTGTTCTGTGGTTTACAAAGTCAAAATTTGAAAACCAGGCTATGAAATGGGATTCTCCTTGGGGAGTTGGCTATCCGGGTTGGCATATTGAATGCTCCGTAATAAGCCTTAAGAATCTTGGGGAGGAGATGGATATTCACTGCGGCGGCGTTGATCATATTCCTGTGCATCACACTAATGAAATTGCTCAGACAGAAAGTTATACTGGAAAACCTTGGGTAAAATACTGGTGGCACGGAGAATTTTTAATTGACCAGGAAGGGAAAATGAGCAAATCGAGAGGCGAGTTTCTGACTCTTTCTTTGGTTGAAAAAAAGAGATATAAACCTTTGTCATACAGATATTTTGTGTTGAATTCTCACTATAGAAAGCAACTTGCATTTTCGTTTGATTCGCTGGCATCAGCTGAAAACGCATATATGAAGTTAAAGAGCAGGGTAAAAGCAATAAAGGATAGTGCCGGAAGTGACTTGAGCAGTGTAGAATTATCAGAATCAGCTAATAAATTTAAAGAAGAGTTCAAGAGCTGCCTTGAAGATGATTTAAATACGGCAAATGCAATTACAATACTGTATAATATGCTTAAATCAGAGGACATTAATAATGCGGAAAAAATTAAGCTGGTTGAGAACTTTGATCAGGTTCTATCATTGGATTTATTAAAAGAAGATGAAGTGGAAGAAATTCATGATGATATGGTTGAATATGTAGAGGAAATGATAGCTAAGAGGCAGGAAGCAAAGAAAAATAAAAATTATCAATTGGCTGATGAGATAAGAGCTGAACTTTTAGAAAAGGGCATAGCGTTGGAAGATACAAGACAGGGTGTAAATTGGAAAAAAATAAATTAG
- a CDS encoding sigma-70 family RNA polymerase sigma factor, producing the protein MISSISIYNNLNYYKQEYDKFSDEELICLIKECNEQAERCLFKRYSFIVKRIASSFFIIGGSIDDLFQEAMIGLINAMNSYDEGNGSSFRTYAEICIRRQIISAIRKTKSYEMIIRNTSFYDFSNEVEEIILANEYTDLNSNPENVLIHEEEKNQYSSVTSEILSNFERIVLAEYGKGKSYEEISATLNRNIKSIDNALHRAKKKIICNRKKLLKDM; encoded by the coding sequence ATGATAAGTTCAATTAGCATTTATAACAATTTGAATTATTATAAACAGGAATATGACAAATTTTCTGACGAAGAGCTTATATGCTTGATTAAAGAATGCAATGAACAAGCAGAAAGATGTTTGTTTAAAAGGTATTCATTTATAGTTAAGAGAATAGCAAGCTCCTTTTTTATTATTGGAGGAAGTATCGATGATTTATTTCAGGAAGCTATGATAGGGCTAATAAACGCCATGAACAGCTATGACGAGGGTAACGGGAGCAGTTTTAGAACATATGCCGAGATATGCATAAGAAGGCAGATAATATCTGCTATAAGAAAGACTAAGTCTTATGAGATGATAATAAGAAATACTTCCTTCTACGATTTTTCAAATGAAGTAGAAGAAATTATTCTGGCGAACGAATATACCGATTTAAATAGTAATCCAGAAAACGTTTTGATACATGAAGAAGAAAAAAATCAATACAGCAGTGTCACTTCAGAAATATTAAGTAATTTTGAAAGGATTGTACTGGCTGAATATGGGAAGGGTAAGTCTTATGAAGAAATTTCGGCTACACTTAACAGAAATATAAAATCAATTGACAATGCGCTCCATAGAGCTAAGAAAAAGATCATCTGCAACAGAAAAAAACTGTTAAAAGATATGTGA
- a CDS encoding patatin-like phospholipase family protein — MYGLVLEGGGAKGAYHVGAFKALKELGIEIGGIAGTSIGAINGAMMVQGDYNLLEKVWYGINSYELFDIDEKAIKDLRKLNLQEINFSYLLHQSREILNNRGLDTSRIRELFDTYIDEDVIRNSKVDFGIVTVDLTDKKPLELYKDDIPKGKLIDFLIASANLPAFRIEEMDGKKYLDGGFYNNLPIGLLYKKGYKDIIAVRTMAMGVVRRVREKDIKITYVQPAEGSLGGMLGALDFNREKADQLIKLGYYDTMKVFKKLKGFKYYCIPHEGSFIELILNYMLTNRSKIEKIAETLGFGDASFDRVLFEKIMPRIENILDMKGRADYEDICIRFFESIAEKVGIERFKMYDSLEFFNLTIKAFREKPISYTKNLPSFIKHNKILSLAVKEDLMVEIFSELFL, encoded by the coding sequence ATGTATGGATTAGTTTTAGAGGGCGGAGGCGCCAAAGGTGCATACCACGTCGGTGCTTTTAAAGCGCTGAAGGAGCTTGGCATAGAAATAGGTGGAATAGCTGGAACATCAATAGGTGCCATAAATGGTGCAATGATGGTTCAGGGAGATTACAATTTATTGGAGAAGGTTTGGTACGGCATCAATTCCTATGAATTGTTTGATATAGACGAAAAAGCAATTAAGGATTTGAGAAAGCTTAATCTGCAAGAAATAAATTTTTCATATCTTCTTCATCAGTCCAGAGAAATTTTAAATAATCGAGGGCTGGATACATCTAGGATACGTGAATTGTTTGATACTTATATAGATGAAGATGTTATCAGAAATTCAAAGGTTGATTTTGGAATTGTAACGGTTGATTTAACAGATAAAAAACCTTTGGAGCTTTATAAGGATGACATCCCTAAGGGAAAACTTATAGATTTTTTAATTGCAAGTGCAAATTTGCCTGCTTTCAGAATTGAAGAGATGGATGGCAAAAAATATCTGGATGGAGGATTTTATAATAATCTTCCTATTGGCTTGCTATATAAAAAAGGTTACAAGGATATAATTGCTGTGCGAACAATGGCTATGGGAGTTGTTCGAAGAGTAAGAGAAAAGGACATAAAAATTACATATGTGCAGCCGGCTGAAGGAAGTTTGGGCGGTATGTTAGGAGCGCTGGATTTTAACAGAGAAAAAGCTGATCAGCTCATAAAACTTGGATACTATGATACAATGAAAGTTTTTAAAAAGCTGAAGGGATTTAAATATTACTGCATTCCTCACGAGGGTAGTTTTATAGAGCTGATTCTTAATTATATGTTAACTAACAGAAGCAAGATCGAAAAAATTGCTGAGACACTTGGTTTTGGAGATGCAAGTTTTGATAGGGTTCTGTTCGAAAAAATTATGCCTAGAATTGAAAACATACTTGATATGAAGGGAAGAGCTGATTATGAGGATATATGCATAAGATTTTTCGAATCTATAGCTGAAAAGGTAGGAATAGAAAGGTTTAAGATGTATGATTCATTGGAATTTTTTAATCTGACAATAAAAGCATTCAGAGAAAAGCCAATTAGCTATACGAAAAATTTGCCTTCATTCATTAAACACAATAAAATATTGTCGCTGGCTGTAAAGGAAGACCTTATGGTTGAAATATTCAGCGAACTATTCTTATAA
- the rlmB gene encoding 23S rRNA (guanosine(2251)-2'-O)-methyltransferase RlmB yields the protein MRIIEGRNPVIEALRSDAQIDTILVSREAAQGSLTKIIELAKNKNIIVKNVDKSTLDRLSENKRHQGVIAEAMEYEYKEIDDILNCAIEKGEKPFVIILDGITDVHNFGAIVRTAECMGAHGVIIQKRRAAQVNGVVSKSSAGAVEYIPIARVTNISQAIDELKEKGLWIYGADMNGKEVWEEKFDSPVGLVIGSEGSGISRLVKEKCDNLVKIPMKGKINSLNASCAASVIIYEIMKQRTI from the coding sequence ATGAGGATAATTGAAGGAAGAAATCCGGTTATTGAAGCGTTGAGAAGTGATGCGCAGATAGATACAATTTTAGTTAGCAGGGAAGCTGCTCAAGGATCATTAACGAAAATAATCGAGCTTGCCAAGAATAAAAACATAATTGTAAAGAATGTTGATAAGTCTACCTTGGACAGATTAAGTGAGAACAAAAGACACCAGGGAGTAATTGCAGAAGCCATGGAATATGAGTACAAGGAAATTGACGATATACTTAACTGCGCCATAGAAAAAGGTGAAAAGCCTTTTGTTATAATTCTTGACGGTATAACAGATGTTCATAATTTTGGTGCAATAGTGCGTACTGCTGAGTGCATGGGAGCACATGGGGTAATAATACAAAAAAGAAGAGCTGCGCAGGTCAACGGTGTTGTATCAAAATCATCAGCCGGCGCCGTTGAATATATCCCAATTGCCAGAGTTACAAATATTAGCCAAGCTATAGATGAATTAAAAGAAAAGGGCTTGTGGATATACGGTGCAGACATGAACGGAAAAGAGGTTTGGGAGGAAAAGTTTGATTCTCCTGTAGGTCTTGTAATAGGAAGCGAAGGCTCTGGGATAAGTCGTCTGGTTAAGGAAAAATGCGATAATCTTGTGAAAATTCCAATGAAAGGCAAAATTAATTCATTGAACGCATCATGTGCCGCTTCTGTAATTATATATGAAATAATGAAGCAAAGGACAATCTGA